The following proteins come from a genomic window of Salvia hispanica cultivar TCC Black 2014 chromosome 4, UniMelb_Shisp_WGS_1.0, whole genome shotgun sequence:
- the LOC125218424 gene encoding syntaxin-71-like, with amino-acid sequence MSVIDLLTRVDAICKKYDKYDVSQKDSAISGEDAFARLYAAVESDIEEALQKAETAANEKSRASAVAINAELRRTKARLLEEVPKLQRLAVKKVKGLSTEELTARNDLVHVLPDRIQAIPDGSAAPPKSSGGWGTSASAPRTEIKFDSDGKFDNEYFQNTEESSQFRQEYEMRKMNQDQGLDVIAEGLGTLKNMAQDMNEELDRQVPLMDEIDTKVDKATSDLKNTNVRLKHTVNQLRSSRNFCIDIILLCIILGIAAYLYNVLKK; translated from the exons ATGAGCGTCATTGATTTACTAACTCGTGTGGATGCGATCTGCAAGAAGTACGATAAATACGATGTCTCGCAGAAGGATTCCGCCATCTCCGGCGAGGACGCCTTCGCCCGCCTCTATGCCGCCGTAGAGTCTGACATCGAGGAAGCGCTCCAG AAAGCGGAGACAGCTGCCAATGAGAAGAGTAGGGCATCGGCTGTAGCGATCAACGCCGAGCTTCGAAGGACCAAGGCCAGGTTGCTCGAAGAAGTTCCAAAATTGCAGCGATTAGCTGTTAAGAAG GTTAAAGGACTTTCAACAGAAGAACTCACTGCCCGTAACGATCTGGTCCATGTCTTGCCTGATAGGATCCAAGCCATACCAGATGGGTCTGCAGCACCACCCAAATCATCCGGGGGTTGGGGAACGTCAGCTTCAGCTCCTCGTacagaaataaaatttgattcag ATGGGAAGTTCGACAATGAATACTTTCAGAATACAGAAGAATCAAGTCAATTCAGGCAAGAGTATGAGATGCGGAAAATGAATCAG GACCAAGGTTTGGATGTCATAGCAGAAGGTTTGGGTACACTGAAAAACATGGCCCAAGATATGAATGAG GAATTGGATAGGCAGGTCCCTCTAATGGATGAGATTGACACAAAG GTGGACAAGGCAACATCTGATCTGAAAAATACCAATGTCAGATTGAAGCACACTGTCAATCAG CTTAGGTCTAGTCGAAACTTCTGCATCGACATCATTTTGCTGTGTATAATCCTTGGAATAGCAGCCTATCTGTACAA TGTGTTGAAGAAATGA